A segment of the Bdellovibrio bacteriovorus genome:
GAAAAAGCACAAACCAATCATTACGATATTATCGTTTTGGATTTGATGCTTCCTGAAATGGACGGTTACACTTTCGCAAAGTCTTTGCGCGAAAAAGAAATCAACACACCCATTCTAATCCTCAGCGCTCTGCGCGAACTGGATGACCGCCTGAAGGGTCTAAGTATGGGTGGTGATGACTACTTGACCAAACCTTTCGCAATGGCTGAACTTCAGATCCGTGTGAAGAACTTGTTGAAGCGCTCTCAGAAGGCATCCGAAGTGACTCAACTGGTATTCCAGGACCTGAAACTGAATCGTCTGAATCGTGATGTGGTTCGCGCCGGCAGAAAGCTGGACCTTCAGGAAAGAGAATTTGTTCTTCTTGACCTGTTCATGAGTAATCCAAATAAAATCATTGGTAAGCAGACGATCCTGAAGGAAGTCTGGAACTATGATTTTGACCCTCAAACGAACGTGGTGGACGTACTTGTATGCCGACTCAGAAACAAGCTGGAAAAAGATTTCCCTACACGCCTTATCTACACGGTTAGAGGCGTAGGATATGTCCTCAAGTCGTCTTAAACCGACACTCTTCCGAATCAGCACCAAGCTGACGCTTGCGTATTCTTTGGTGCTGATTCTAAGTTCCACAGTCATCTTTAGTTTCCTTTATTTTCAGATCAGTCACGGCCTGCAAGAACAAGAACGTGGCGTGCTTTCTTCCAAGCTGGAAGAATACCGCAATCGCATTGAGGTGCGGGGTCTGGGGGAATTCAATGACTACTTCCTTTATATTCCCAATTATGACCGCGACGCTGCGTTGCTGGTCAGTGTTTTCAGTCCCAAAGGTGAAATGACCTTCCATCACGAGCCGTTCCCAAGCTTCAAATTGAACATGGAAAAGCTCAAAGAAGAGATGAATCGTCATCGCGGTCAGATCTTTGAATTTGCCATGCGCGAAATGCACGGGGGCGACACGGTCATCATTCTGGGCTCGACCCTGAAAGATGGCAGCCGGCTGGTCGTGGGTAAAAGCACCGAAAGCCTGAGTCTGCAGCTGCGCAACTTGCAAAAGATATTCTGGTGGTTGCTCCTTCCCGTGGCTTTGATCGGCTTCCTGGGGGGCTTGTTCCTGTCCAACAGAACGCTCAGCCCGGTGCGGGAGTTGATCACCTCAATGAAAAAGATCGAAGGCGGTTCCCTGTCCACACGTGTTCCGATCGGGGGCAGTGATGACGAGCTGGAGGAACTTAAGGTTCTGTTCAATAAGATGCTCGATAAAATCGAAAATCTGGTGAATGGCCTGAAAGAGGCTTTTGATCACCTGGCGCACGATATTCGGACTCCGGTGACTCGTTTGCGCGGGCGCGCTGAGCTGGCTTTGACAAGCGAAGGGGATGTTGAGTCCTATCGTGAAGCTTTGCAGAGCTGTTTTGAAAACTCGGACAAGATCCTGAATTTCCTGCAAGTGCTGACGGATATTACTGAGGCTGAAAATCGCAGTAAGAAACTGAAGATCGAAAAGAAATTCATCAGTGACCTGGTGAAAGAGATCATGAGCCTTTATGAAATGGCCTTCGAGGAAAAAGACATTCGTGTGGTGCAAAAGCTCGACAACCATGACTGGGCCATGGTCGATGCGAAACTTATCAGTCGCGTGATTGCCAATCTTCTGGATAATGCGCACAAGTACACACCACCAGGCGGTGAAGTGACGATTGAAACCATCAATCAAACTGAAAACGTCATCATTCGCGTGACGGATTCGGGCCCGGGTATTTCAGCGGATGAGCACGGCATGGTCTGGCAGAAGCTTTATCGCAGTGACAAGAGCCGCTCTGAATACGGCATGGGTTTGGGATTGACGTTTGTAAAAGCGGTCGTCGAAGCGCATGACGGTAAAGTTTCTGTGCGCAGTCCGGTGAAAGACGGTCGTGGTACGGAGTTCGAAGTTCTTCTGCAGAAGATGTCGTGACCTAGGTCGCGGTGTCCAGAAGTTGGAAATGTTCTGGCCGGTCAAGATTGTGTCGGCCATAATGTATTCAACACCATGAAAAAAATTATTTTCGCAAGTCTTCTTGTCATCTCAGTACTGTTCTTTATTGTGGCGAAGCAATTTTTTTTCAAAGCCGAGGTGAGCAATGAGAGTCTCGGTGCCACGCTAGCTGAGATTCGTTCGGTTAAAAATGAGGCGCGCTATAAGCATGTGACGGGTGCCTTTTGGGCTGATGCGGCTCAATCTCAAAAGCTTTTTAATGGATCTGAAGTTTTCACGGGTGCTTCTTCCGAGGCACTGCTGGAGATGCGCAACAAAGACTTGCTGCATGTCCCGGCTGATACTCTTTTGCGAATATCCGAGGATATTAAAACTGGAGCTTTGGCCTTGAATCTTGACAAGGGAAGCGTTCAGGTTGAGGGCAAGGGGCAGGGGCAACCGCTGAGTTTGCGTGTCGGAAATTCAGATGTGAAGTTAAAATCTGAATCTCCATTTGGTGTTTATGCAAAGAAAGACCTGTCGGGAAATGTAACACTTTCGATGTCTTCAGGCACAGTGAGCCTTGAAAGTGGAGATCAGAAGAAGGCGCTTTCCGTTGGTGAGGCATTGCAGATTTCTGATCCTTCAGCAGCAAACAAAGGTGTTAAATCCGAGCAGCCTGGGGCGGCAACTGGAACCCAAGGCGCGGGTGGGGCCATGCCCGGCACGAGCTATGGAGGCAGTGGCGAAGTGAATGTTGCGGCTGAGTCTTCGCCGGCAACAGCGTCCGCGTTGCAGATGACAGCTTTGCCAAGGGAAAATCTGATTTTGCTGGAGCCTGAAAGCAAGAGAGTTTTTTATGGAGACGGTCTTGATTTCTTCAAGTGGAAATCAACGGATGATAAAAAGGTAAAGTTGCAGATCAGTCGTAGTGCAGACTTTTTGACGGAAACACGCACTGAAGATGTTTCCGGCAAGGCGGAAGCAGTAATTCCCAAAAGCATGAATGCAGGGGAATACTTCTGGCGTTTGGTTGATGAATCAACGGATGTACCGAATTTTTCCGAATCAAGAACTTTCACGATCGAGAATCTGGGTGGGGTCGCGCTTGGTCCGCCGGTTCTGAAATTGAAAGAGCGGGGCAAGTGGACACTGACTGTGCCCGTGCAGGGATCGAAGCCGGGTGAGGACTATCACCTTCAGGTGGGCAAGAGCAAGGGCTTCAATGAAATTTATGATGAGTACGAGGGTACGGAGCCACTCAGAAGTTTTATTGATACCTCGGGAGAGTACAATATTCGGGTAAGACGATACTTCGGTAACATGAAGTATTCTGAATGGTCCGATGCTGCCAAGGTCATTGTTCGCCCTCCGTTGTCGGCGCCGTTTCTTTCAAAATCAGATGAAAAGATCAACTCTTCAGGTTTATCAGAGATGACATTGACCTGGAATGCCGTGCCCAATGCTGTGGATTATGTGGTGCAAATGGCTGATGGTCCCAAATTCAGTAATGTACTGAAGAACGTCATTGTTGAAAAAGGACCTTACGTATTCAAGCATAACGAATCGGTCCCGGGGTATTTGCGTTTGTTGGCTCGTTCGGCGGATGGTGAATATTCCCCGTCTTCGGATGTCTATCGAATTAAAGGTGTTATCAGGGGGCCCGCATTTGACAAGAAGGAAGTGCTGCCGCCAGAAATGGGAAAAGCGGGGGCCACGCCTCAGTTCCATTTGTTATGGGCGCATCGAAGCTCAGCGAAAGGATATCGGATAGAACTTAGCCGGGATGCCAAACTTGCGGGTGCGCAGGTTTTGGAGACTGATCATATTGAATTCCTGCATCCGGTAAATGAAGAGGGATGGTACTACTTCCGGGTTTCGCCGATTGTTGATGAAAGCAGATACTTCAGTGTGCCGACTCCGATTCTGGCGGTGTCCTATGGCAAACCAGGGCCGTTGATTACGCCAACAATTTCCTCTCCGAAAAAGAGTGAGGTATTCCTGATCCCCCGAGGTGTACCTGTTTCCATTAAATTCAGATGGTCAGAGTCCCCGGAAAATGAATGGTACGTTCTGGAAATGTCGCAGAATCCTGATTTTTCCGGCAGTACAGTGCTGAAAGTTACGGGACAGGAATACATCTTAAAGAAGGCAATCAAAAACGGTCAATGGTACTTCCGAGTCAAGGGCCGCAATAAATACCAGGAATCAGCCTGGAGTGACACTGGAGTGTTTTACTTTGGCGTTTCTCAATAGGGTTCTTCTGATATTTTTCCTTTGTATTTCTGTGGTTGCGCCCGCATTGGCGCAGCAGACGCTGAACAAGTCGCCTGTCAGTGTGGTTCCTTTTGCATCATTGCAAAAGAATATTCATCCCTATCAGACAGATTGCCGGAATATTCTGCGCGAACCAAAAGTGGAATGGGATCAGTTTGAGATTGTGAAGTTTCCAGAGCAGAATACCCTGCAGTTGAAGATATCCGGAGAACTGAAAGAAGATCTGGATATCCGTTTCTGGAGCCGGCAGATTTTACTTTACGACAAAGAAAAGAAGCCGCTGAAGTCAGTGGTGTTGCCTCTGGTGAATCTGCCTTTGAAAACAGAGACCGGAAAGTTTTTGATCTCATTGAACATTCCGGAAAATGCCAATTTTATCACGGTGCCTCTGGAGCTATTTGGTTCAGACAGTTTCAGATACATGTTTTATGTGCGCGGAGTGAACCGGGAGATGACGGTTCTGGCCAGACCGGTGCTTGATAAAGTGGGCGGTGGTTTTTGTGCACGGGATATTATGTGGGTGGGTGCCGGTTTGATGGGGGCCGCACAAAAGCAGGATACCAGCCCTATTATTACCACCCTGGATTTGCAGTCATTCACGTTTGACACCCTGTCTTTTGCGCGTCGGTGGAACTGGCGAATAGACCGAACGATCAGAACCAGTGCTTATACCAGCTCTTTCCAGTTTAATGACTTCCTCGATGTCTCCGGAAGTGAGCGCTTATTTGATATCAAGGGTGAGGTTGCCTTCACCGATCGCAACTGGGGATACCGCAATGCCCTGTTTAAGGTGCAGTATGGTTATCTTGCAGGAGCTGATTTTGAAAAGCGTCCTTTTGCCTACATAGCCAGTGCAAGCTCGGGAGGGATCAGCTCCGGGCAGCACATCAGCGGGACTGTGGGGGGATTTGCAGAATTCTTTTCGCATAATAAACTCTGGTACACGGATGTTTCCCTGAGGCTGCATCCCTTCTATTTTGGTTTGGACCATACCTACAGCGGAATAGGTCTTTCCGGAGAGCTGGGGGTTGCACATCCCTTGAGTTATGAAAGAAGTATCGGCGTATACACCTATGGAACCATGTTTCAGGGTAAGCATTCAGGCAAGGATGCAAAAGACAATTCCGATGTCTTTATCTTTGAAACACATCTTGAATTCAGATATGGCTGGCTATTTTAGAACGCCCAGCGGGGTGGTTCTGATAAATGCGTCATGCCCTTCCCCAAGGATTCCGGTGCCCCAGCACTTCAAATCACCCAGTGAAGTGATGGAACACGCGTGAACCGTACCGCTGCCGGTTGGATTCATGCCAAGGCTGACTGTGGAAGCAATTCCATAACCTAGTGCAAAGGCATTGGTGGGGGAGGTGTGGAACTGGCTGGCGTATGAAATCAATCCGGAATTGTCGATGCCCCAGCACTTCACACCACCGATAGCCATTGTTGCGCATCCCTGGAAAACGGCCAGATGGATGCTGGTGGCACCGGCAAGCTCGGGTACTGCCGTTGGCGTTGTGGTTTTGACGTTGTCTGCAACACCCGTCAATGGGATTGATGCATTCACTGAACGCAGTCCCCAGCATTTGACTTCCTGATTCAGCAGATAGCAAGCACCTTCATATCCAACAGAAAGCTTGATTGTACCTGTTGTGGATATTGTATCAATCAAGGTCGGAGTCCATTGATTTCCAATGGCAGCACCCACCACGCCATTTGTATTCGTGCCCCAGCAATAGATTTCCTTGGTGGATTCATCCTTCTTTTTAACAGCACATGTGTTTTGAATATAAGTTGCAATGCTTTCCACACCGCTGGTCAATGCCGAAACGGCGATAGGATAGGAGGTTGCTGTTGAAGTGTTTGAGTGTCCTGCTTCTCCGGTGGTGTTGTTGCCCCAACAAAGGACTCCACCTGCAGAATTGACGGCACATGTGTGGTAGTATCCCGCTGAAATGTCTTTTATCCCAGTGGGAAGACCGGCTGTTGCATTAGGATAGGTTTGCGGAATTTTATAGGGCGTAAGCACGCGCTCGGCAGAGGGGGTTCCAGCAGTGGCATTGTTGCCGATCTGACCTGCCATATTACTGCCCCAGCAATAGACATCTCCTGCAGAGGTCAGAGCACAGAAGTGTTTGTGCATGCCACTGACCTTTGTGACATTTGAAATTGGCAGGGTGTAAGAGGGGCGAACCAGATTATTGCGGGTGCCAGTACCAAGCTGACCGTCATCATTTGATCCCCAGCAGCTGACAGTTTTGTTGGTGCGAAGAGCACAGGTTGAAAACAAACCAGTCGCAAGCTGTTGATAGGTGTCGGTGAAGTTTCCGACAGTAAGGGCCACGGATCTGTAGAAGTCAGCAACTTGGCCATTTCCCAGTTCGCCATAGCGATTGAACCCCCAGCATTTGACCTGGGTTGAAAGTGTGACCGCGCAGCTGGAGGTTTCCCCCAGATGGAAGTCAGTAATTGTTTCGCCAAAGGCATTGAATAAAACAGGTGTTGACGACTCTGTGAATTCATATTGATTGGTTGAGGATGGTATTCCGGCGCCCCAGCAATATAAAAGGCCGTTTTCACCCAGGGCGCAGGAGCTGTCTGTGCCGACTTTCACCTTCAGGGCTTTTACGGGCAGGGTGACTTTATTAGCCGCGTCCCAGGCGACACTGGTGGATGCGGTGCCTCTGCGGGATCTATAGTTGCTGCCCCAGCAATAGACGTCTCCGGATTCAGTGACACCACAGCCATGTCGGACATCCGCCAACGGACTGCCGCTGGCCGAGATGGATTGAATGTCATTGGGAATTCCGGTCACAGTTGCAGGAACATGAGTGGAATTTACTCCGTCAAGCAGGCCCCAGCATTTGACCGTACGGGTTCCGGTGACTTCGTCAATTGCACAGGCAACTTTGTTGCCCGCTGTAACGTCAATGGCCTTTGTGATGCTGCTGAATAGAGTGGGTGAAGAATAGTTCGTGGTTGTTTTATTCTGCCCGATGGTGGATTCGGAGTTATCGCCCCAGCAGTAAACTTGGTCATTGGAGTCAATCATGCAGGTGAATTCCACACCTACGGTGATTTTTTTGATATTGCTATAGCCGGACAGCTTTATTGGTACAGCGCTGCTGGTGGTACTTCCGTCACCCAGTTGGCGAGAGTCATTTCGTCCGAAGCAGTAAGCATCTCCTGAAGTGTTGATATAGCAGTTGTGGGTGCCATATCCGGTTGCCACATCACGAATATTTTCAGCCCCGGCGACTTCTCGAGGATAAGACACTCCGGATGTATGTCCGTTGCGGTGGCTGTAGCCACCCCAGCAGTCCATTTTTCCATCCAGCCTTTGAGCACACATATGTCCCGCAGCTGCACCAAATAAAGATTTATAACCTGTTCCATTTGTAGCTGGTACCGCGGCCTGAGTGTTGGTGAGAGTAACGGTGCTTTCACTGGTTCCCACAGCTGCGTTGGTGGCACTGGTGATCTGCATGCCAAAGGATTTGTTGGTTGCTGGAGTCATCCTTGTGAAAATTGAATAGTAGGTTTTCTTGCTGACTTCGCCTGCCGTCAAAGTGACTTCAGTCGGGACGATGTCCGGGAAAAGGTAGTCAATGCCCGCAAGAGCAGATCCGGAACTTGATTTCACCAGCACTGTGGTGGAAACGGGGCTGGCGCGCGAAAGCAGAATCGACACGTATCCCATGGTTTGTTCCTGATTGAAAAGCGGGGCATTAATGGTAACCACGGGACCGGCGATAAAGCTGGGGGACGATTTTTCTGAACTGACATTGCCGACTTTGTCGGTCGCGCGAACAATATAGTAGTATGAATCGGCTTCAGAGTCTGGCAGGTTCAGATTGTCAAAGTAGAGGGCGTCCTTTGGCTTCTCGGTCCAGTCCTTGATTATCGTGTTTCCGGTGGTTTTTACCAGTTTGATCTCAAGCTTATCAACACCGGACAAGGCGTCTGTAACAACTGGAACATTCAAGCGCGGAGAGGCTGTCAGCAAAGATCTGTTTGAAACCAACGTTTGAGTGTCAGACACAACGGGGCTTGTTTTATCCAAAATGATTTTGGATTTGGTGCATTCACTGAAGAAGCCTTCTTTATTGCGAGCCCTCACGGCAATGGTGTATTCGCCTTCCATGTTGGGAAGGGTGACTGTTTTTTCAGTGGTGTCTGATTCCCAGTTTTCTGAGCAATTGCTTCCCACTGCAAAGCTGGTCTCTGCAATTTCACTGGACGATGCAACCTTGACCGCAACGTTATTTAGGCCAGTGTACGGATTCTCGTTGTTTACCTTTACGGAAATT
Coding sequences within it:
- a CDS encoding ATP-binding protein, with product MSSSRLKPTLFRISTKLTLAYSLVLILSSTVIFSFLYFQISHGLQEQERGVLSSKLEEYRNRIEVRGLGEFNDYFLYIPNYDRDAALLVSVFSPKGEMTFHHEPFPSFKLNMEKLKEEMNRHRGQIFEFAMREMHGGDTVIILGSTLKDGSRLVVGKSTESLSLQLRNLQKIFWWLLLPVALIGFLGGLFLSNRTLSPVRELITSMKKIEGGSLSTRVPIGGSDDELEELKVLFNKMLDKIENLVNGLKEAFDHLAHDIRTPVTRLRGRAELALTSEGDVESYREALQSCFENSDKILNFLQVLTDITEAENRSKKLKIEKKFISDLVKEIMSLYEMAFEEKDIRVVQKLDNHDWAMVDAKLISRVIANLLDNAHKYTPPGGEVTIETINQTENVIIRVTDSGPGISADEHGMVWQKLYRSDKSRSEYGMGLGLTFVKAVVEAHDGKVSVRSPVKDGRGTEFEVLLQKMS
- a CDS encoding response regulator transcription factor encodes the protein MRCLVVEDDNEIATIVKQGLGELEGEVDVESNGRRAFEKAQTNHYDIIVLDLMLPEMDGYTFAKSLREKEINTPILILSALRELDDRLKGLSMGGDDYLTKPFAMAELQIRVKNLLKRSQKASEVTQLVFQDLKLNRLNRDVVRAGRKLDLQEREFVLLDLFMSNPNKIIGKQTILKEVWNYDFDPQTNVVDVLVCRLRNKLEKDFPTRLIYTVRGVGYVLKSS